The DNA segment GGAAGGGCCTGACGTTTTTGTAGCCGTGCAGGAAGGTCGAGAAGCGACGGTACAGGTCCGCGTAGTACTCGGGACGCATATGGCCGCCGCAGCCCCAGCTTTCGTTGCCCACGCCCCAATAGTGGACGTCCCACGGCTCTTCACGACCGTTTTCACGGCGCAGATTGGCCATCGGGCTCTCGCCGGGGTGGTTGATGTATTGCCACCAGTTGGCCATGTCCTCGACGGTGCCGCTGCCTACGTTGCCGACCACGATCGGCTCGGCTTCCAGCTCCTCGCACAAGGCGAGAAACTCGTGCGTGCCCACAGAGTTGTCTTCCGTTACGCCGCCCCAGAGATTGTTGACCACGGTCGGACGCTCTTCCTTGGGGCCGATGCCGTGCTCCCAGAAGTAGTAGTCGGCGAAGCAGCCGCCCGGCCAGCGCAGGTTCGGCACGCCGATTTCCTTCATGGCGGCCACGACGTCGTCACGGATGATGTAGTCGCCGTTGGCGTCCTTCTTCCAAAAGCCGTCGTAGATGCCGCGACCGAGGTGCTCGGCGAAGTGGCCGTAGATGTGGCGGCTGATGTGGCCGTTGGACTCGCCGGTATCGACGGTCATTTCATGGACTGGCTCCGCTGCGGCGAGAGAGGCCAAGGCAAGTCCGGATGCGAATAGGTAGGTTGATTTCATAAGCATAGACTAGTCCTTCAGCTGGGAGAAAAAGTCCACTATCACCTCGGTCGTTCGTAAGAGCTGGTCGTGGTGCAGGTTGTGTCCCGAGTCGTCGATGTGCACGAGCTTCCCGTTTTGCATTACCTTCGCAGCCTCTTGGTGGGCCTGACGTTGCTCGGGGGACGCATCGGCCTTCAAGATCAAGGCCGGAACCGAGATCGTCGCCAAGGCGTCCTCGGTCCGCATGCTGCCAGACATCGATTGCCACGCTTGGTCGCTGTAGGCGCCGTGGTACTGCTTTTTAGAGAGCGCCCAATACTGGCAATCCACCAGATTCCAGCGCGGATTGTCGCGGCGGGCCTTCGCCACGAGGGCGTCGTAGCTGTAGTTGTTCTGGGCAACGAGATACTCCGGCGAGTTGTGCATGCTGAACGACAGCGTTTCCGGATTCGGCTCGCGAGCAGGCGGTCCCGGGCGACGGGCCGGGGCCTTGCCATCATCATCGCGGCTTCCCGGAGGAGGTCCCCGACGACCCACAAACGGGTCGAGCATGACGACTGCCCGAGCCAGATCCGGATACTCGGCTCCAATGCGCATCACCGTGGCCGCACCCATGGAATGCCCCATGAGAATCGGTTTTTCGATGTCCATCACCCGCACGAACTCTACCACGTCCTTGATCAAGGTGTCGCCGTCGTCGTTGGGCGTGAAGGGATCCGAAAGTCCGTGCCCTCGCGTATCCAACATGTAGATATCGTAATCCTTCTGCAGCTTCCACGTGAGCGTCGACCAGCACACGCCATTGTCCGTCACCCCGTGCACCATGACGATGACAGGCTTTTCCGTTTCCGGAACCGCCCGGTAGTAGTGGACACGAATTCCGTTCACGTAAGCGTAGCCGCTTGTCCAATCGCCCGGGATCGGCGGGGCTCCCGCTTTAAGGATGGTTGAGGCGAATAGCAAAAGTCCTATAATGAGATAGCGCATGGGGTGGTTCCTGTATTTGAGGTTCAGATACATATATAGTTTAATCGAAATTCTTCACTTCGACGCTCCAATCCGGATCGCGAGCTAACTGGCTCTCCTTTCCGAGAAACATCTTAGACGCGTCCTTTTCGCCCTTGAGCTGCCAATCAAGCCAGGCGAGCGCCACAGGAGAATACTCGCCTCCGTGGGGCTGGGCATAGGTGCCGCCATGGCCGACGTCCAAGTTGGTCATGACAATCGGCACGTGCTGCACGCGGGCGAAATCGTCCATGGCGTTGTTGTAGGCGATGTCGCTCGGACCGCCCATCAGGTAGAGAACCGGACCATGAAAGCTCTCCAAGGCGTCCTTCTTCAGAGCAGGCATTCCGCGCATGGGAGACGGATCCTTCAGCACGCCACTGTTGCAAACCACCGTAGTCCGGATACGCGGATCGCCGGAAATTTCAATCGCCTGCAAGCCGCCGCAAGACATCCCCATGGAGGCCACCAGCTCCGGATCCACTTTTCCATAAAACACGCTGCCTTCGCTCTCGTTCTGTTCAAGAATCCAGTCAAGGGCCTCTAGGAGCTGGCTCGACTGCGTCTTCTGGTTGGCGAGATCGTCGCGCAGATCCAGCCGGTCCAGCAAGCCTATCCCCAGTACAAGGTACCCGTGCGAAGCGATCTCGTTTAGGAAGAGCTTATGCTCCTGCGTCGTGTTCACGCAGGCCCCATTCCCCCAAAGCAGGATGGGAAGCTTTTCGGAATCTCCGAAAGGCGACAAGTCCTTCGGCCGGTAGATCGTCATCCCCGGCAAGGACGCGTCCTCCGTAACGATCGCCGGATGCGGGCCACGTCCGCCCTCCT comes from the Pelagicoccus enzymogenes genome and includes:
- a CDS encoding alpha/beta fold hydrolase, yielding MRYLIIGLLLFASTILKAGAPPIPGDWTSGYAYVNGIRVHYYRAVPETEKPVIVMVHGVTDNGVCWSTLTWKLQKDYDIYMLDTRGHGLSDPFTPNDDGDTLIKDVVEFVRVMDIEKPILMGHSMGAATVMRIGAEYPDLARAVVMLDPFVGRRGPPPGSRDDDGKAPARRPGPPAREPNPETLSFSMHNSPEYLVAQNNYSYDALVAKARRDNPRWNLVDCQYWALSKKQYHGAYSDQAWQSMSGSMRTEDALATISVPALILKADASPEQRQAHQEAAKVMQNGKLVHIDDSGHNLHHDQLLRTTEVIVDFFSQLKD